The Mastacembelus armatus chromosome 13, fMasArm1.2, whole genome shotgun sequence DNA segment TTTAATGATGCAGGTGacttgacagagagagagatgtagaGAAAGTACAGagcataagaaaaaaaaaacaaatggggAAACCCTGGCTTGTTGCCAAGGTAACTCTAAAGGAGCCTTCGTGTAGACGTCTGTAGGTGATTGGACAACAGATCAGGGAGCGAGCTGCGATAGGGTGGACGGGAGGAAACGGGGCGGGGCTGGGAATGAACCTGTGCATTTGATAGGCTGACAGTATGACCAGGTGACAGAgggagacccccccccccccccccctgacCAGTTAGACATGGGAGCCAGGAGGGTGATTTGGTTGTTGAGTGGGGGTGGCACTAAATATCAAAACAGACTAAAGCAGATATACCAACAGGGGGGTAGCTTAACGATGAGCTGGGAAACTAATTTAACAATACAACTGACTAATTCACTGACTGACTAAACAATTAACAGATTTCTCTACAAACTGGCAATATAACCAACTAACTTATTAACTTAAACTAACTTAGTGACTGTCTCACGACCCAAAATGCTGAGAGGTTTTCTGATTATCCCAAGTAAGCAGCTTTATATCTATACTGACTGATGATTAAATAACTAATTAACAACTAAAGAATTACTCATTCTGGTTTCTGTCTGCTTTAGTAGGTTATCGATTGAATATGAGAGTCATAATTCATCTTATGTGTTTGCCTCAGTGTATTAAGCGCCTGTTGAGAAGCTAACTGAATAATTTACTTACCAAATAACATCCTGACTTCCTCATTAACAGACTCACTATGTGATTAGTAGTTGCAGCTGATAAGGCTGGTTAACAACTTTAGGTCTGGATAAACTGACTATTCTGACTGTTTAATTAACAAACTTAATTACATGACTAAATAAATCGCTTACAAATGAGCTCCCTGAGAAATCTGCAGGCTGAATGAATGGCCTGATTTACTGCTGGTGATAAACTATGGATAAATAACAGGTTAGCACACTGACTTGGCTTTGTGCTGCCTAGCTCAGCAGTTTAGAGCAGGAGGAAATGCTGCCGATTGTTTCTTTACTGCAGCTAGAGAACAGAGGACAAGTCTGAACATGCCCACGCTGCACAGCTGACCCACAgctcagagaggaggagggctgAGCAACTACACTGTTTACACTCCTACAAATGTGTCACAGCACAGTGGCCCAGTGCCAAATGTGAACCTGCTTTAGCTGTAACACACTGAGCCGCCGGACTCTCCCGAGCAAATTTCCCTGCAGGATACTGAAATTTGAGCCAGCAAAGGAGAATATACGGTTTCTCCCAGTGGACACTATTAAGAGTCCAGATTTAACAAACTGAGAAACTATTTACCTCTGCAGCTGAAGTGACTGTTGCTAAATCAAGCTCCTGGAGACACAAATCACCCACTCACAGACATGCTTTCTTACTGTCAAGACTGACGGCGCTATGgtaataatataaattacaaCAGTGCAGAATAACACCTACTTTAATACATTCATTGacaatacacagaaaataaacaggcGCAAAAGCACTTTTCAAATGTTCTGTATCAATGCCCATCACTGCCAGTGACATCCTGACGCCTCATAAAGTCGAGACAGACAGTCATAACACATTGTCCAATGAACAAAACCAGTCTGAGCAGTTTTACTGTCTGAATCCTGTGGCGATTCATGACGCACCAGTACAGCAACCAGCTTCTGTGACACCAGATAACACGTCTCCTCCTCATACTGTATTCCACCTGTCCCCCATAAACACTGCCCAGACAGTCTCATGTCATGGGAATAGTTACGTGTGCAGTGCACACATATTCTATAGTTTCCTGCTAATTGACAACTTGAATCAGTGGAGGTCTGAAACACAGTACCACCTGACCACTTTCACCATTTCATCAGAAACCGCATCAGCTGCTGCTCATCAAGTGTATTTGCAGCAGTGAACCTGACATAAACCAGTCCTGGCTCTGATGCTGCTTGCTATTTATGTGTTATGATACAGATCCTGGTGTTACACTGACCCCCTTTCTGTGTCtgttaaaacaaattacaacataatgtaataatttattaatgtttttaagcTTCTACTCTCTTGCATAGCTTCATAGTCCAGGTTCTTAGTGACTACTGTGGTCCTACCTGACTGCTCTCCTGAGAAGGCACTGGGTGCAACTGAGCCTGCACCCCTTACATCTCTCCGGTTGCAGAACGGCGAAGGAGGAGGCGTCGGCGATGGCGAGAATGCAGGTAACTGCTGGTGAGTCTGGGGCTCATCCTGGCCCTGTGGTTGGGGGTAAGGCAGCGAAAGATACAGAGCCTGCAAAGGGTGCAGATGGTGGTGGTTATAGTGGAGGTGTACGGCAGTAGTCAGAGAGCTGGTGGTGATGGTGGCCGTGGTGAGCAGGCTAGGCCAGCTGTGGAAGGGGCGAGGCAGCTCCATGCTGCAGGTGTTGTGGCGAGGAAGAGGcctgtgtcctcctcctcctccagtttcCCCGACGCTCTCGATGGTCTCTGCACGGGCCATCTCAGTGGAAGCCTAAACCAGAAAAGACGCATGAATGGAAACTGAAACATATGAAAATGATTAGTCCATTTATCAACTAGTTGATGTTAATTGCATTAATTTTTAGACTCTGACTTGTACTAATGTGCAGTGTAGCATTTCTATATTGTCCAATTCTATTCAATCTGAGGCTTGATTCCAATTTTTACTTATACTTAGCTTTTGTATATAATAGCATGTACGTAACTGACTGAGCCCTAATAAGACAATTACATTCAAGAATAATAATcctaataataacaataatgacgATACAGATATTATAAAATCTTAAACAGACcagaaaacaaactgcattttGCCTGGATCTAATTTTAGCACCATTGTTAGTTTTCTCCTCCTTGTGCTGAAAACACGCGTGTTCACCCGGCGGCCGGTAGGGGGCGGCATCGGCGGGACGGCTTCAGGAGCACGAGACCTGTGTTTGTAAACAAATCCGTGCCGCACGAGCGCAGGCACGCAGGCGCGCACGCCCGCACACACTGAGAATCAGAGGCGCGTGCTTACATGTGAGCCACGCGAGTCACCGGCAGGAATGAGTGACGTTAATAAAAACACCGACGTAAAGTCGGTGATCGAGCAGAAAAACGGaacgaaaaaaaaaacctccaagAAAATGTGGTTTATCTAATTTTACCGCACACACCCAACCCGGTACAAAGTCTGGTTCTACCGCGGCTAAATTACATCTCAGCAAAATTTACAAgaccagaaaaataaacaaaaactaaatcttCGTGATTTCGATATTTCTGATCGGAACAAACGAACTTTAATCCAATATCCGTTAATCTGTGAAATTTCGCGGTGTTAACGACAGACATATTCCCGCCTCTGTCTCCAAACTGTTATTGTTTGTAAATAAGTCTGCGTGTTTACAGGCTGTTGACTTTTCTGCCTGACATGTCCGGACCTGTCGCAGGGAGGGAACAGCACCAAGACACATCAGCTCCCCAACCAATAAATGATCGATAACCGATAATTAGTAAATAACGATAAAGGAAGAAACGTCTCAGCGAAGTTTAAAGCCCAGCTGTTTTGGCAGCTGGAGGGGTGATGCAACGTTGCGCTGTCAAATCCACAACCAGCGACAAACAGGCAGAAATCGATGCAGCTCTTACGTGGTTTGTCTGAGGATCCGTGGTGAGGCTGTCTGCAGGTCCGACACCGACGGTAACAGGTGAACATCAGAGAAACGTGTCCAGAATAAGCGGTGGATGCAGCCGGCGGGGAACCACAAGGTGTTAGAGTCCGCTCGGTGGAAAATGCATCTTTTCTTTGCAGCTTTTCCGGTTTGGGTTGTCTTAATATGACGTTACCGTAGTTTTCTGATTCAGCTTAACccgtcaaaataaaaaatatcgACGCGCAGCAGACGGGATGTTCCGAGTGGctgagcagctggctgtctggCTGGTCCCGCTCCGGGGCCTTATATACCCTGGCCATAGGGTATATATAGAGGCCACGTGAAAGGGGGTGGTCCATCCATGACGACAACGAAGGTGAAGCAGAGCTCACATCCGCTAggatttcagaataaaacacctTTTGTAGTCAAATGGATCAAATTAACAAGTGAGAAATGATCAATGGCCTCATATTTGCATAACCAGATATCTGAATGTGCCAGAAGCCTGGGCTACATAtaagtgaatttaaaaaacatcacacTGTCACATTCTGGCTTTGTGGTTTCCACCTGGAGTCTGCACGTTCTCTCCTGCTTGTATTGGTTTATTACAGGTATTCAGCAGATTTAAACTATTCCGGTTTcgtcccacagtccaaaaacatgtatgtcaggttgattggtgactctaaattgcccataggagtgagtgtgagtgtgtgaggttgtttgtctctatgtggccctgtgatggactggggacctgtccagggtggacccctgcctttcacccagagagagctgggataggctccagcagatcctgggaccctggttaggaataatcaggtatagatgatggatggatggatgtttgtcaCATTCATTACTAATGCTGTGCATCTGGCAAACACATTAGTGCCTTTTGAATATTTTGAGTTTAATTTCTATTTGATTCATGCAACAAAATCAAGATATGGTAAATGGTGTTTCACCAGTTATCAGCTCAAGTGACATCAAAATGCTGGGATTTCCCATCAGttcactttaaaaacacaaagactgtCTTTGGGTGTACAGTTTCTATGATTTGTTTTGAGAATGAATTGTTGCATTGTTTTCATAAAGtgactacattttaaaaactcccccaaaattcacattttattgtagTTACACAGCAGAGGTGCGTAACTACTCCTGTGGATCACACTCTTGGGCAAACAGCAACTCAGTATTTGCTCTGGACCAACTGTGATTAGAATCTACGTGGTCTGCATTTTACATCGACTGCAACTAAAATGGAACCATAGATGGTGTTGCTTTACCTGTGAGGTGTGTATTTTTAGAGCTGATCATATTCTGGTATTGCatcattttgaaatgttaatATCAGCATTCAGTTGTTTGTTAAACAGGTTGGATGTATATAAAGTcgatatatttataaaatatataaatacataaaatatagcAAAATTCGCTTCAGTGAGATTTTTCCTCCGCAGAAATGAACACAGATTTATGGCTCCACctgcccttcaaaataaaatgtgtttgttaaaaCATTGTTATTGTAGGTGATGTTGTTGTTTAGTAAATGTTGTGCCTTGTTTTTTATCCAAACTGTCATCATGTTCAACAGTGGGTTGATTCAGAACAACTGAAAATGCAGCTCTTATTCCACCTTTAGAagagaacaggtgtgtgtgtgtgtgtgtgtgtgtgtgtgtgtgtgtgtgtccctcagGAAACTGTGTTGGCTTTACAGCCAGTGTTTCTTTGAAATGCAAATGGACACTGGCCTCAGAAATAGTTTCCATGGCTTTTAGGATTGATTTCCTAAACATAAATGCTGTAAATTATAGTTTGGGATTAGTGAATGTTTTCCATTTGATGTTTTCCAGTTGTTTAGTCCTAATATCAAGTCAGCCATTACAGACTGTGACTGACATGTCTAAAATTTTACATTAATGCACATTGTGCATTTCTTTTTActtgtggttgttgtttttactcTTGTTCTGATCATTTGTAGTTTTATATTCAGACTTTATGATGCAACCCTTGTTCTCTACAACAATTTTTCATGTCAGAACAGTAAAGTTGAAGGTCACAACAGAAGCCTAATTGTTCAAGTTTTTATACCCTGTCGTTTGAAAACTCTGCATAACATTAGCATGCCAAATGACTTCACAAACCCTACAGGCCCGACCCCTGACCCTCAGGTCATTGTCTCCTGCAGCTGCAGGGCATGAGACAGTGAGGCTCAGccaagctgctgcagaggctgTTTAATCGGCTGGAAATGGCAGCTTGTCtcaagacccccccccccccccccccgcctccTCCAACAGCAGATTGGTGCACACCCCCTCCCAGTTTGGGAAGAGaggatgtgtgggtgtgtcttcTCTCAGGTACATGCCCAGACGAATATCTTGTGTGAGCTTGGAGAAAGACAACAGTGTTTACATGACATGTGGTGAAGAGTTAGCTTGTAGAAAGTAGTTAATGAATGCTAATGCAAGTCCAGACTGTTACCTTCAAATATCCTGTTGGGTTGATACTGTTTTTATTCTGGATATTTCACGTTTATAATTGTAAAAATATCACAAGGGCTGTAAGTTTAATTAGAAAATTGCTATATTAAACAGTGAACAGTTAAATCCTGTGCTTGATTACAGGACATTCAGCAGGAAGGATTTGAGTTTTTGTGATAGGGAACAAAATGCACAATTGCTaattcataaaaaaagaaagttaataTAAGAATTTGTCTTAAATTGTCTTAAATTCTTTTCAGACATGGAAAACATAACATTGCTGATTCATCTGTCTGTTAAAGTGACAACTTTCTGGCATTCAGGTCACTTTTATATTCATGTCTTAACAGCTTCATTCACAGTATACATGCagcatttgatttatttgtgtgaCTGGTAGATCCACCACACATGACAATGTCCTGGGCTTTAGTCTGTCAAATCAAGTAGCTTCCAGTTGGTCCTCATAGTATGAAATTTCTTATTTGTGCTGCGGTTCCTCTGCCACAGTCTGTGTGGGGCAAGGAAACACCGTTTGTCAAACTGGGACTGCCTAAGCTTCATATTAACTTACATAAATAaactttagaaaatattttgtaCCAAGTGCTGTAGATTCCCACAGCACAATGCACGGCACATTCAAAACACCTGCTGATGCCAGAGCATGACTGATTCCACCTGTGATGAAGTCACCTGCTAGGTTTTTGGTTCCATCAATActgttttctgtcctgcattgtgtgtgtatatatatgtgtgtgtgtgtgtgctgggagGGTGACACACACTGTAACCTGAGTGCCGCCATGCCAAAGAGGGACATCATGACGACAGCAGATAAGATGAACTCGCAGGTCTCTGAGCCTGTCTCTGTGTTCACTGCATCTCGCTCTCACACAGGAACACTCCACACTCTCCCTCACAGGTAATCTACACCTCTCTAGTTGTGataaacatgtaaatgaaatCTGCCGCCTTGTGTCTCACCTCTCCAGTAGAACCAGGcctttcctccctttctctgccCTTCTGTCCAAGAACCTCACACTTAAAATCTAAtccataataataatctaaCTGTACAAACTCTAAATCAACCCAGCTGTAGACCTGCAGAGTCCCTGTGGTATTGTTTCATAAcataaaatcagaaataaaaagttaaaactgaAAGGGCTGTGCAGCAAAGCACGACGCATTTACATGTCTGACAGACAACACTGAAATGCAGCTCATCATAAAACTATAATGTGTCACTGTTTCTCCTAAGTCCTGGTCCAGGTCCATGAACTGTGTCTAAAGCTGAGCCAGACTCCATTTCCTTAGTAGCTGGGGGGCTCCTTTGTACATAttactgacctttgacctctgaccaCCTCCTGTTTCAGTCCCCACGCCCCCACCCGCTCCGGACACAAACGATGTTCATGTGATTAACATATAAGAATCATAACTAGAATCCAGCCTGCTGTAGGGGCATTATATagtacaatatatttaaaaatatagcaCACTGCTGTTTTAATTGTATTAATACAAATATGTctttatatatgtttgtgttttcatttgcatgGCGTCAAAAGCTAAGTACAGTTTTGAGGTACTTATACTATACATGATTATTTCCATTTAAGGTACGATtgcactacatttatttgacagttttagCTACTTTGCAGATTTGGTTtcttaatgaaaataaataatcaaacagtaaatgatgatgGATTAACTACTTGGCAGCACATAAAGTGGTTTAGCTGTAGCTTTGATTTAGCACCtgtgctgttattgttttttaccAACTCATCATATGTTACACAGCTCCTGGACCCTTATTTTTATACATTAATGGAAAAAAGTCTTTGCCATATTTTTAACCCTGATAAAGTTTGTTTAACAAACGTGAACTAAACCTCCACATCAACAATATCAAATTCAGTAGTGTTTCAAATACTCAGTGGAGTACTTTTAtactttaaattcattttagAGCATGTATTTAGTACTTTAACTTTAGTAAGGAATTAGAAGTGGTACTTCTACTTGCGGACAACTTTTTGGACTAGAACTTGTGCTTTTATTTGAGTATtgagtttgtgtatttgtaccaCATCTCTTAGTTTTACATTCACACCCACATTGACTTATATTAGGCTACAATCACATGAATGATTTGTGActgttttgtaatattttcttaTTCCCACTTAAAATGCAGGACTATATTGTCTCCTCTGTGGTTTGAGGAAGAACTTTAAAGGTCTGTGAAACCTCTCAAAGCTAATTAAAGAAACTGAAAATTGTGTGGTTGTTaggctgctttgtttttcttagttCCTAAAAAATTGACATTTTGGGGATGAAGTGTTTTCACCCATgaagctgttttgtgtttgctggtTTGGGTTTTAATAATGGGACAGCACATGAATATGATCAGTGTGCATCACTTTCTATCTCAGTTCATTCTCTGATTTTTCTTCACCACCATCCGTACacatcagatgtttttttcttcctactGCTGTTTAATTAATTCAGAGTGAAAGGTCGTCTGTTTCGTTGTATTGCTTCTGTCTTGTATTTAATTGTGTGTTGATTTGTACTGTTATTCAGAATAATCTGATGGTGTTTCTATTTGTTTCTCATCagccccctccctctcttttctcacATGCATTTCACAAATTAGCTCCCACTGCTGTTGTGATAATTATCCACTAAAGAGGCCCTGGAGCAGCTGGGGGGCACAGCAGAGGGcaattctctctctgtcacGGCTGCAGAAAAACCCTGATCTGGCACAAAGGTGCCTGTGATCAGGTGAAGCTATGGGGCGATGCAATGCTCACGATTTCCTCTTCCATgctttttcccttttcattcaGATTTAGAAATGTCTAACCTTCCCAGCTAATTCTGGAAATACTGATCCAATGCCAACCAATGGTGTTATTTTAAAGGTACAGAAAGAAAGTATGAAAACaacagagtgagagacagaaactgaagaaacaAAACCATTGTTGTGCATAGAGGAAGAAATCTGAGAGTACCAATCGATGGGTTTTCGAAGCAGGAGAGAAGGCATCAGGTTTCTGAAGAGCAACACCATTACCTCATCCTGTCCACCTCAAACAGAGCTGGACAGATGGacctggagtgtgtgtgtgtgtgtgtgtgtgtactgtgccCAGTCTCTGACAGCCCACCAAATCCCTGTTATGATAAGTCAAGTCAACACAGTGTGGAGGAATGTGCATCTGCAGCACTTCACGTCTCTTCACACAGGACAGTAATTCTCCTGCAACCTGAGACAAGGCAGGGAGGATATGAACTGTTTGGTCATTTGATATTTTGATGATATTTAACATATATTTCAATGTCGCCACATTTACTGCTGTGATGTTTGCAAAAGCAACACTGGATGTGCTGCTGGTGCTGCAAATAGCTTCTGTGATTTTATTGTATAACTGAATGATGAATAATATTGTTCAGATGTCTCAACAACGCAGCTTAAAGAGCACAATGTAAAATAAGGGTTTACAGAAATAGACACATGgacttttaaaaaactgcaattATATCTAAACAGGTGAATAATATAGAGACATGAAGTGTAatacaaatgagaaaaagaaaaaagaggaataTATTCTACTGTCTGTTCATGAAGCACATAATTAGCTCTGTCTGTATggttaaagaaataaacaggaagGTTGATGTATCCTGATGAACTCGTGGGCTCACTCGTGGCTCATATTGTGGATTAGCACCAGTGACATGTATTGAACTTTTGTGACATTTCAATTTCCAGTCACACATGACCACATTCAGCGCTCTAAGCCGTTATACATTTATACGttaatttcactttcacatttaGTACTGATGTAAAGAGGaaaacatatgtgtgtgtgagaggtcaGACTGCCTGTACGACTCCTCAGACTCTGTTGTGATAAAATACTGTTTCTATCATGGATCATTTGCATTAGGAGATCCAGTCAATCATCATCCAACCTGGTGAAACTGCGTGAGTCCactttgattgtttttgatCACACGTCATCTTTTAAATCCTCTGGGAAAAACGTTCAAGAGTCAGACAAATGCTCACCTTGTAGGAATGTGTTGTGTAATTTTGTAGGGCACATACTGAAACAGCTTGATAAAGAAATACAAGCAGAATAGTTTCTTTCAGGTGAGACAGAGGCTAATGTTTGGTATTTCCCACATTTCTTAGAAGAAGGTCAGAGTCCTCCCTGAAATGTAGATATATGTCAGCTGTAAATTCTGCTCAGAGACCCTTCATGCAGTCATCATCGCTGCCACGGAAACCCCCGAGTGCTGGTTGTTTATATCAACAAGACAAACCATCATCACTTTCCTCTCTCCGTGATCAGAGCCTCATGGGTTCTCATGTTATCC contains these protein-coding regions:
- the bbc3 gene encoding bcl-2-binding component 3 translates to MARAETIESVGETGGGGGHRPLPRHNTCSMELPRPFHSWPSLLTTATITTSSLTTAVHLHYNHHHLHPLQALYLSLPYPQPQGQDEPQTHQQLPAFSPSPTPPPSPFCNRRDVRGAGSVAPSAFSGEQSDSDREEHQEASSQQGPLPDLLPQNERQSRAPLHHRAPRGEALQEQEVRRVANQLRVIGDEFNATVLRRAHAAPHWQDWIDACRGLVNFITQTLSTLYRLT